In the Desulfurispora thermophila DSM 16022 genome, CCTCATCACCACCCCCTGGCATCTGTTAACGACGTTTTCAACGCCATTTTTGTCCGGGGAGACGCTGTGGGCGAAGCCATGTTTTATGGCCGGGGCGCTGGCGAATTACCCACGGGTAGCGCCGTAGCCGGAGACGTGCTGGATGCGGCCCGCAACAGGTTGCGCGGCACCTGTGGCATTAACTGCACCTGTTATGAACAAAAAATGATCAAGTCCATTGACCAGATCAACAGCCGGTATTATATTCGTTTGAATGTTCAGGACCGGCCCGGCGTGCTGGCCTCTATCGCTTACGCCTTTGGCGACAAGGAAGTCAGCCTGGCCACCGTTCTCCAGAAGCACACCCGGGGCGAACAGGCGGAAATTGTCCTGATCACTCATCAGGTACGCGAGCGTAATTTGCAGGATTCCCTCAAACTGGTGCAGCAGCTATCTTCTGTTTACACTATATCAAACGTCATACGTGTAGAAGGGGAGTAAAAGATATGTCCGCAGTGCGCGTAATGGTTCCAGCCTCCACGGCCAACCTGGGACCCGGGTTTGATTGCCTGGGCATGGCCCTGAAATTGTACAACATTGTTGAAATGCAGGAAGCAACAAAATTGGAGATTACCGTGGAGGGGGAAGGAACCACGAGCATTGCCCGGGATGACAGTAACCTGGTCTGCCGGGCAGCTGCCATGCTGTTTGAGAGGGCTGGCTACCGGCCGGGCGGACTGCAAATCCACCTGATCAACAACATACCTCTGGCTCGGGGTCTGGGCAGCAGTAGTGCTGCCATCCTGGGAGGTTTGCTGGCTGCCAACGCGCTTTGCGGCCATCCCTTTGCTAAACAGGAATTGCTGGATATGGCATTGAAACTGGAGGGGCATGCCGACAACCTGGCCGCGGCCCTGTACGGAGGCATTGCCATAGTGGCACCGGTGGATGGAAGGGTGAGACATGTAAAGCTGTACCCGCCAGCCGGACTAAAAGTAATCGCCGCTGTACCCGATTATACTCTGAGCACTGCTGCATCACGAAAGGTGCTACCCGAAACAATTCCCTACCGGGATGCTGTGTATAACCTTGGGCGCCTGGCCCTGTTGGTGGCCGCACTCTCCCGCCAGGATACCGAGTTGTTTTCTGTGGCTATGCAGGACGCCTTGCACCAGCCCTACCGCTCTACATTGATTCCAGGTATGCCGGCTGCTATGCAGGCAGCGCAGGATGCCGGTGCTCTGAGCGTAACGCTGAGCGGAGCCGGTCCCACTATCACAGCCTTTGCCTGCACCCGGGAAAAAGAAATTGCCCGGACTATGCAGCAAAGCCTGAGTGACAGCGGTATCAGCGGCAGGGTGCTTATTTTGGAACCCGATAGTGAGGGCGCCAAACTGAAAGAACAATAACAACCTGGCAACAATTTATCTTACGGACAGAGAGGAAGGAAAACTGTATGCTGGTTGTACAGAAATACGGTGGTAGTTCTGTGGCCAACCCGGAGCGCATCAAAAACGTAGCCCGGCGGGTAGTGGACACCCGCCGGCAGGGACATGATTTGGTCGTGGTAGTTTCCGCTATGGGCGACACAACCGATGAATTAATTGACCTGATGAAACAAATTTCCGCGCAGCCACCGGAGAGGGAAATGGACATGCTGCTTTCCACCGGCGAGCAGATTTCCATCGCTTTGCTGGCCACGGCCATCGGCGAACTTGGCGAAAAAGTGATTTCTTTAA is a window encoding:
- the thrB gene encoding homoserine kinase, which produces MSAVRVMVPASTANLGPGFDCLGMALKLYNIVEMQEATKLEITVEGEGTTSIARDDSNLVCRAAAMLFERAGYRPGGLQIHLINNIPLARGLGSSSAAILGGLLAANALCGHPFAKQELLDMALKLEGHADNLAAALYGGIAIVAPVDGRVRHVKLYPPAGLKVIAAVPDYTLSTAASRKVLPETIPYRDAVYNLGRLALLVAALSRQDTELFSVAMQDALHQPYRSTLIPGMPAAMQAAQDAGALSVTLSGAGPTITAFACTREKEIARTMQQSLSDSGISGRVLILEPDSEGAKLKEQ